GAACGCTGGCAGTAGgctggaggtggtgatggGCGTCGGAccggtcgccgccgtcgtcatcgtcgacgctGATGTCGTTGATGCCGTTGTCGTGGTGACGACAGCTGCTTGCACGAACGTTTGCGTTGCCATCGGTGGCTGTGATTGAGTGATCGAAgtgaagggaaagaaaaacgatacaaagggagagaaagagaaagagaaaaaagacaTTGATAAGCCCTGCGatagtataaaaaaaattgacaaCAAATACACGGATGGACATCATCGGTGGCAGTCAAGCATGGATTGATGGATCACAAGGACATTCCATCGGAAGTCAAGGCCTGGTCATGGAGCGTGCCCCTTTTTAAGTCCCCGCTGGAAACGGGTTTTTGATGTTCCGACATTTCCAAGAACTCGTTCTGGGCGATTGCTGACGATGGAAAACCTTCGTCAAAATGAAGTGCGGCATTGGCAGcagccaccaaaaaaaaaaataaataaacccgAAGAACTGACGACATAAAGCGACAGTCAAAGGCCAATCGACTCGCCTCGGCCGATTGGCTAATTATTCGGAGAAATCACCCAGAAAAGGGTAACCTTTACGAATTCATGTGATCCAGCGTGTTCCGCGTATCACGGACCGTAAGCACCGCCTTTGATTTCGCCGGATCTGCTCCTAAGCTCCTTCTAAACCCCTAAGAAGTCTCTTCAGAATCGATCAAAATAATACCAATCAATGTCGAATAAACAGGATCAAACGTACAGTGCTGGGGCTTTGATGATTTAAgccagattttttttttacctcttGTCACCACTAATTCTATATCTCCACTTCAGCCACTAGGATATCAATTTTTGATCGACATTaatcaaaaatgcaatttctGCCTTCGCTAAgctcaccagaccagaccaccggCTACTCCGGGAAATGATCTGAGTTGAAAGCTTCAATCTCCGGACGAAAGAATCTCGCGCGGCCAGACGGGCAGCTCTCATATCAAGGCCACATCCCCCCACTCGGTACTCACCTCGGGCAACTTCTCGGACGTACGGACGAGTGAATCCGGTCCACAGTCGACCAGATCAAAGTCCTCGCTCGTCGGCCGGTAGCTGGAGGGTGTCGAGTGGCTGTCGGTCGAGTCCGAGGCCTTTACGCACCGGTTACCACGCGCCGGAAATAGCTTCATCTTGTACGCCAGCAGCGCACCGAACGACAGACACACGCAGCAGAAGAACAGAACCGCGACACCGACGATGAGTAGCTGACCATCGGCTAGTAGACCGGCGGAACGCTGCTGCGAACTGCCACCGGActcaccactaccaacaccaccaacagctaGAAGAGATTGTTATAtggcaaagcaaacagaatGGATTGAATTGAATCCGATAACGGTAAGGGACCACTTTAGAAAGTGGTGGGGCCCTAGAGGACAACATCACGGTCACACATACCATCCTTGTTGAAGGTGACAATGTTTTCCGCCTTGACCGATGATGAGTCACCGCTGGCCGAGTacttgtggtgatggtgcggacCACCTGGAGGACCCTTGCCGATGGCGGAACCCTCGATCTGGTTCGGGGCCGGTGTTAGCTCCTCATCGTACAGCTCGTTCGACTCGTACGGTCGCTCGTCCAGCTCGTCGTCCTCCGGTGCCGTGATGTAGCGTTCCCGGAACACGTTCCTAGAGACTGCGCGTACGaacgcacggacggacggtacgACAAAGTTTGCGCTTTAGATCAGGTGCTAagtggccacggtggccacggtggccacggtgcgaTTTACAACAGCCCTTACCGCAAGCGTAGATCACCTTCAGGTACACCCGGGTACTCTCGGGGCATGGATTGCCGAATGTTGAgctttccaccgccaccgtacaCTTGCGCCGTCCCTGGCAGATCTCCGTCAGTGTGTGGCTCGTGTGCTCCGAAAGGCAGGCTGGTGGagaagatggagatggagggatgatgatgagcatacacacacacactcacaccatgACTCTTCAGTAACACTTACTCTGCTCTTGAGCGGCAGCCGACTGTGTGCAATGAGTGCTCTCGTAGGCCGTCCGACCGTACGCGGCACTGTAGATCGCTATCCGGGTGTACTGACCGCACGACAACCGCACAATGTCCTTCTCGCACGAGGTCAGACTGCGAAACTCGACTGTCGAAGCGcgcgttcgtccgttcgttcgagcaacgcagcaacaagGTCCACGCAATTCAATCCGATTGACATCAGAGTAGCCAGAGTGGACCGAGTagatgaaacgaaaaacgaaagagagaacggAAAACACGGTTGAAATCGGATACCGGTGTCACGTAAGCTTTGTGGACTTTTGGACCGCATTACAAACCCGAGACCAAAAAATAGATGAAAAACTTCAGACGAAGATCCGATGGAGTACTTACATGGCCGACATTTGTGATTGACCTCCACCAACCGATGGATGCCGGGGCACGGTGCAGTGGCAAAGTTTTTCGGTGCTGCCTGTATCCGGCAGCGGCGCTTCTTCTGGCAAGCCTCAACCACCGTCTGCAGGATCGAGTACTATTAAGAACGAAGTGGAAATAGGGATGGTCTTGTAAGCAAATAGTGTAACCGGGACTTGGGCTCGGCCGAGATTGGCGGAAGAAAGGATCATATTTCATCCCCGTATTCAACGCGGACCAACGACGCTTGCAACGAATTCCTcaaaacttcaactttcgctTCGCGTAGCAGGACAACGACCAACGAAGCGGAAGAAGGATGAGCCCAGAGGATACTCTGGGTAAGTGCGAGGTGTCTCGTCGTGACACCGTGGACGAAGATGGCTTACCTGCAGAACGTAGAGCGGAGTGCACTTGTCGACCGTGCTTGTTGCCGTGGTGGTTGCTAGGGTTTGAGTGTCGTTCATGGTTGGGATCAGATCAGCACCACCTgctatgatggtggtgctggtggacgtcgtcgtcgtcgccgttgtgtTGGCCGTCGCTAGGACGGACGTCGTTGACACGTTCGTCCCAGACGATGCAACGGTCGGTGTAGTGAAGTCCAGCGTTACCAAGGGAAcggctggtgatgctgctgtcgatgcGGCTGCATAGTAGCGCCCGTAGTCCTGCTCGCTACTGTACGGACACTGGATGGTATCGTTGGCTTCTGCTGGGAGATGAGAAAATATCGTCAAACCCCTGATGATGAGCTCCGGAGCACACAAAGGACACCGGATTGCAGCTGGGACCTCGATTCCCTTATTGGtgcgcacacatgcacacgcttCGCCGAACTGCAACAATGTCCACAAGTGTACAAGTAAATACAAGCAACCTTACCTTTGCTACCACCATACTGCACCAACTCCACTGAGATGCTGGTACCGATCGGACAGGAGAGTGTAAGCAGTTCATCGTCGCAGCAAAAAGTACGGAAAGCACGTAACGTACTGGAGAGCAGTCCTGTAACGGGGTTGGGGTAACATGAAAGTGCATAAAGTGAGCAAAACGGTTTCAGCAATGATTACGTGAGTGTTATTTATGTTCAATCTAGTCCTGCCCAACGCAGTCCCAAGTGGCCAGTAGCTCGGTACTtctcggccggtcggtcgatgtGCTTCAGTGTAACGAGCACtcgatggttggttgcttttcAATCACGCGATTCAATCAAGTATTGATGGCGAACCGAGCGAAATTATGACAATCGTTATCGtccattttgctttccatAACCAACGTACTAACGATGTTGAGTATCGTTTCGCCACTGTCACTGGACGATCAACAGTGCCATCGAGCTAAAGACTGTGTTTGCTTtagtgaaattaaatttaaagaaGCAACCTCCAGGACTACCGATTCCGAAAATGGCACCGTGCCTGGGAGTGCATTTCTTGGGAAATGTTTTACCCAATAGCTAATGCTCCAGGTGCAAGCATCCAGCAAAACCGTCTTGAGTCATGctgggaaattgttttttgaATTATCCGtggtttgtttcactttcactggaATAACAATTTCTTCACTGGTAGACAACGGCAGACCATTGGATACCTCAGATGTTATCTCTGAAGGCTGGAAATACTGATGTTTTTGTGCTCAGATTTGATAGAATGCCAGAGCAACGGACACGTCAAAGCGACGAGTTCAACGCGAAGGCGACTGGTTTCTTCTAGACAGCTGCCAGTCACCGCAACTCAAAAAAGCCCCGCCATAGCGCTACAGTGGCAATAGCGGAGCAACCATCTTTTCCATCGTGGAACACGCTTTGaattctttttattgttttaatgtGATTCTTCATTCGTTTCATACGTTTTACACACAATTCCAGTGTGCTTTAAAGCACAATGGTATGATATGTTCGTGAAAGGAAGAAGCCGCAAGCAGATATAAAGACGGATCTTATTTTCTTCTATTTGCCACACGAAGTGCCGAATTTTCACTctgaaaacggaaacaagcaaaacactaaacactcctgctgctcctgcatcTCACTATCTTTGCTCTCCTTCTATATTGttgaaaatattgatttttaccACCAGAACCATGGCCGCTGATTGTTGCGCGTTCATCCCTGCGCCATCCCTAGGAGGTCCTGGGGACAATTGAAAAACTTTATTTCCCCCGCTACTGACTGCGACAACAGCGGGCTTGCGGTGTTACGTGTCACTTCTCCCGTCCAGCGATCACAACCACGCACCTCACATACACCGCAAACAACACAATCCATAACCACCCGCCGCTAACGATGCCAAAGGGATGCCAAATGTCCGGACAAAACGGGCCATGAATTTTCGTGAGCTACTTAAGATGATTTCCTCGCCGAGCGTACCCGGGGTCCACGTTACGCATATTTCAAAAACGACAAAAGCGAACGGAAAACGGCCAAAGTCAATGCCGATGGaggcctgctgctggcaatatattatatttattttaccCACCCGACCTCCTCGGCCCTCGCACGTTGCCCCGGCGTGGTCAACCAGGAACCGAAAGGCGGGAGCTTTCGGGAGCGCACACGCTGTGCCGACGGATTTTTTGACCAGTCGAGAGCAATTTAAACTTTTACGAGTGTTCGAGCCCCGGATTGTGGTGCTTCCGGGGCTCCCGCTGCTACTTGTTTAGGACAaacttttcaaatatttttttgtgtgtgtgtgtccacacCCCCTTccacaccttccttccttctctacCACCATTTACTCCTTGGTGGTGCTTCCGTCGTCGAAACATCGGACTGCTTTTTGGATAGGCGCTGTCGGCAACAGTTTCCCGGTTCTTCGCGGAACCCGCTTGGAGTGATCCAGTGATAGTCGCGAAAGCGGTGATGGATACAAGCAGGATGAATATATTATTCTGCAATCAAGACCACTGGAAATGACATtagggaaccaccaccaccagcgccacgcAGGGAGTAGAAGTTCCGAGGCAGTGGATCAAAGGGGGGTCTTCAACgcgatgatgatttattgctCTTGGCAGCAGACTTGCCGGCTGCCATAAAACCACCCGCACTCGGTTATTCCCGAGGAGCTGCTCAAGTCTGGTCTCTTTGTTGGGACTTCACCAGCCAGGACATGAAGAGCCGAGAAG
The sequence above is a segment of the Anopheles darlingi chromosome 2, idAnoDarlMG_H_01, whole genome shotgun sequence genome. Coding sequences within it:
- the LOC125951271 gene encoding uncharacterized protein LOC125951271 isoform X2, which produces MDTRALHLIVGFIVALRVTVAGDDLGLLSSTLRAFRTFCCDDELLTLSCPIGTSISVELVQYGGSKEANDTIQCPYSSEQDYGRYYAAASTAASPAVPLVTLDFTTPTVASSGTNVSTTSVLATANTTATTTTSTSTTIIAGGADLIPTMNDTQTLATTTATSTVDKCTPLYVLQYSILQTVVEACQKKRRCRIQAAPKNFATAPCPGIHRLVEVNHKCRPFEFRSLTSCEKDIVRLSCGQYTRIAIYSAAYGRTAYESTHCTQSAAAQEQTCLSEHTSHTLTEICQGRRKCTVAVESSTFGNPCPESTRVYLKVIYACVSRNVFRERYITAPEDDELDERPYESNELYDEELTPAPNQIEGSAIGKGPPGGPHHHHKYSASGDSSSVKAENIVTFNKDAVGGVGSGESGGSSQQRSAGLLADGQLLIVGVAVLFFCCVCLSFGALLAYKMKLFPARGNRCVKASDSTDSHSTPSSYRPTSEDFDLVDCGPDSLVRTSEKLPEPPMATQTFVQAAVVTTTTASTTSASTMTTAATGPTPITTSSLLPAFKFAEMVPTRGAHLSQISTTMFILPNYLMTDTPIAGTLSHRRPPRSLPRGPLDDSLATCVRALPPPAPTIGGSCGESENRLTITLASSDLGSGNQHQLPQPSQAGYYAAQHPQHPQHPQHHHHPSPSCTQCAVLGWSPIPPKGTAGTGTVLYGGPVATGGTHPTLMSTPGHSAQQQYHRNQSLKSSSSDGDGHPATIITGAGDVPGKPVDGGRALPESHSFLWLGLRIGLM
- the LOC125951271 gene encoding uncharacterized protein LOC125951271 isoform X1, producing the protein MDTRALHLIVGFIVALRVTVAGDDLGLLSSTLRAFRTFCCDDELLTLSCPIGTSISVELVQYGGSKAEANDTIQCPYSSEQDYGRYYAAASTAASPAVPLVTLDFTTPTVASSGTNVSTTSVLATANTTATTTTSTSTTIIAGGADLIPTMNDTQTLATTTATSTVDKCTPLYVLQYSILQTVVEACQKKRRCRIQAAPKNFATAPCPGIHRLVEVNHKCRPFEFRSLTSCEKDIVRLSCGQYTRIAIYSAAYGRTAYESTHCTQSAAAQEQTCLSEHTSHTLTEICQGRRKCTVAVESSTFGNPCPESTRVYLKVIYACVSRNVFRERYITAPEDDELDERPYESNELYDEELTPAPNQIEGSAIGKGPPGGPHHHHKYSASGDSSSVKAENIVTFNKDAVGGVGSGESGGSSQQRSAGLLADGQLLIVGVAVLFFCCVCLSFGALLAYKMKLFPARGNRCVKASDSTDSHSTPSSYRPTSEDFDLVDCGPDSLVRTSEKLPEPPMATQTFVQAAVVTTTTASTTSASTMTTAATGPTPITTSSLLPAFKFAEMVPTRGAHLSQISTTMFILPNYLMTDTPIAGTLSHRRPPRSLPRGPLDDSLATCVRALPPPAPTIGGSCGESENRLTITLASSDLGSGNQHQLPQPSQAGYYAAQHPQHPQHPQHHHHPSPSCTQCAVLGWSPIPPKGTAGTGTVLYGGPVATGGTHPTLMSTPGHSAQQQYHRNQSLKSSSSDGDGHPATIITGAGDVPGKPVDGGRALPESHSFLWLGLRIGLM